A genomic stretch from Carassius auratus strain Wakin chromosome 37, ASM336829v1, whole genome shotgun sequence includes:
- the znf438 gene encoding zinc finger protein 438 isoform X2 — translation MKGLQFRSIAPKAPVVVPSSAVLSCQPPSALPEAPTAVSPKSILVPAQNYALMQVAGQEGTFSLVALPQAQQQQPIQKNLKLPIPRYQPMRSKSAPEKGSSKMLSPAKVSATIQAQTSAMKSDQSSDPVPEQLVVIDVPTSTEINVAPLLPGSQTDRKVEQKCDASPLKSQHYPSGTSLVAPVKKISPVKPQVEGQASAGSAITVLSPTIFSKAVQIIPSPPKGKLPILPYAKVKNSLLAPTSLASTPFSDKQTVSGAISSLKIPPDTKIKSTDSKVECESLSQDHSNTQIKKPPGKKRGRKRKTTEDILAFEARKKRSLSFFRRRVPDKPPVGVWNSASQEKLLDISKKYRSIRPKPVQVMETAIPQLVPLPSLSTSENLDQEQLLLGQQISGKQSSQATAVDCKGGGVVIYSGSRPLHRCPTCNRCFQFKHHLQSHMNSHSNLRPYVCPVCRKAYAHSGSLSTHMKLHHAESRPRKSLCCEFCEKSFGYVGVYFSHLREVHRVILTVEPSISQHEENMSVEESSEADEQSSEQHVDPVELQIKCGRCQAITPTFADMKLHLLYVHGEEVQVRLRDGAMHGGREAEDELVKHAAHYWRQLNEKRNLVHCGPCDEEFSFSKLKRHLHSNHQEDRESQEEEEEEEEEEEMIGKEGHVLRGLSKGISLRVGSHFNCILCSKVFNKKQDVIEHWRAQHNCENPTLLWDVLEFKGESKLTDGPY, via the exons ATGAAGGGTCTCCAGTTTCGCAGCATTGCTCCCAAAGCCCCTGTAGTGGTTCCATCATCAGCAGTTCTATCCTGCCAGCCTCCCTCAGCCCTTCCAGAAGCACCCACAGCTGTCAGCCCCAAATCCATCCTTGTCCCTGCCCAGAACTACGCACTCATGCAGGTGGCTGGACAAGAGGGGACCTTCTCATTGGTGGCCTTACCTCAGGCACAACAGCAACAGCCAATCCAGAAGAACCTTAAGCTGCCTATTCCTAGATACCAACCAATGAGAAGCAAGAGCGCTCCAGAAAAAGGCAGTAGCAAGATGCTGAGTCCAGCCAAGGTTTCTGCAACCATACAAGCTCAAACATCTGCTATGAAATCAGACCAGAGTTCAGACCCAGTACCTGAGCAGCTTGTTGTGATTGATGTTCCTACTTCGACTGAAATCAATGTTGCACCCTTGCTCCCAGGTTCACAGACAGATCGAAAAGTGGAACAAAAATGCGATGCCAGTCCACTCAAAAGCCAGCACTATCCTTCTGGAACCTCCCTTGTTGCCCCTGTCAAGAAAATCTCACCAGTTAAACCCCAAGTAGAGGGTCAAGCCTCGGCTGGCAGTGCCATCACAGTCCTCTCACCCACTATCTTTAGCAAAGCTGTTCAGATCATTCCATCTCCACCCAAGGGCAAGCTGCCCATCTTGCCATATGCCAAGGTGAAGAACTCCCTCCTGGCACCAACCAGCCTTGCCAGCACCCCATTCTCAGACAAGCAGACTGTAAGTGGAGCCATAAGCAGCCTGAAAATCCCTCCAGACACCAAAATCAAGTCCACAGACAGCAAAGTTGAATGTGAAAGCCTAAGCCAAGACCACAGCAACACCCAAATCAAGAAACCTCCAGGCAAGAAACGGGGGAGGAAGAGGAAAACCACAGAGGATATTCTAGCCTTCGAGGCTCGAAAGAAGAGATCCTTGTCATTTTTCAGAAGGAGGGTGCCTGATAAACCTCCAGTTGGTGTGTGGAATTCTGCCTCTCAAGAGAAGTTGTTGGACATATCCAAAAAGTATCGGAGTATTCGTCCCAAGCCGGTACAGGTAATGGAAACCGCTATTCCGCAACTTGTTCCACTTCCTTCCTTGTCAACATCAGAAAACCTTGATCAGGAGCAGCTCTTATTAGGACAGCAGATATCAGGAAAACAGTCTTCGCAAGCTACTGCAGTAGATTGTAAAGGCGGTGGGGTAGTGATTTACTCAGGAAGTCGTCCTCTGCACCGGTGTCCTACCTGCAACAGGTGTTTCCAGTTCAAGCATCACTTGCAGAGCCACATGAACAGCCACAGTAACCTGCGGCCTTATGTCTGCCCGGTATGCAGGAAGGCTTATGCTCACTCGGGCAGTCTTAGTACTCACATGAAACTGCACCATGCGGAAAGCAGGCCCCGAAAGAGCCTTTGCTGTGAATTCTGTGAGAAGTCATTTGGCTATGTGGGTGTCTACTTTAGCCACTTGAGAGAAGTGCACCGGGTGATACTCACCGTTGAACCGTCCATCAGTCAACACGAAGAAAACATGTCTGTAGAAGA GTCTTCAGAAGCTGATGAACAATCCTCAGAACAGCATGTTGACCCAGTCGAGCTACAAATTAAGTGTGGGCGCTGCCAGGCCATCACCCCTACCTTTGCTGACATGAAGCTGCATTTATTGTACGTGCACGGAGAGGAGGTCCAGGTGCGACTGAGGGATGGGGCGATGCATGGGGGCCGTGAAGCAGAGGATGAACTGGTCAAGCATGCAGCACACTACTGGAGGCAGCTCAATGAGAAACGCAACCTAGTGCACTGCGGTCCCTGCGACGAGGAGTTCTCCTTTTCCAAGCTCAAACGACACCTCCATTCTAACCATCAAGAAGATAGAGAGAgtcaagaagaagaagaggaggaggaggaagaagaggagatgATTGGTAAGGAGGGCCATGTATTAAGGGGCCTCAGTAAAGGTATATCCCTGAGGGTGGGGTCTCACTTCAACTGCATCCTTTGCAGTAAGGTGTTTAATAAGAAACAGGACGTTATTGAGCATTGGAGGGCACAGCACAACTGTGAAAATCCCACCCTTTTATGGGATGTCCTGGAGTTCAAAGGGGAGAGCAAGCTAACTGATGGGCCATATTAA
- the znf438 gene encoding zinc finger protein 438 isoform X1, giving the protein MKTQEHRSSPLKSHTQSDARPHSQMKGLQFRSIAPKAPVVVPSSAVLSCQPPSALPEAPTAVSPKSILVPAQNYALMQVAGQEGTFSLVALPQAQQQQPIQKNLKLPIPRYQPMRSKSAPEKGSSKMLSPAKVSATIQAQTSAMKSDQSSDPVPEQLVVIDVPTSTEINVAPLLPGSQTDRKVEQKCDASPLKSQHYPSGTSLVAPVKKISPVKPQVEGQASAGSAITVLSPTIFSKAVQIIPSPPKGKLPILPYAKVKNSLLAPTSLASTPFSDKQTVSGAISSLKIPPDTKIKSTDSKVECESLSQDHSNTQIKKPPGKKRGRKRKTTEDILAFEARKKRSLSFFRRRVPDKPPVGVWNSASQEKLLDISKKYRSIRPKPVQVMETAIPQLVPLPSLSTSENLDQEQLLLGQQISGKQSSQATAVDCKGGGVVIYSGSRPLHRCPTCNRCFQFKHHLQSHMNSHSNLRPYVCPVCRKAYAHSGSLSTHMKLHHAESRPRKSLCCEFCEKSFGYVGVYFSHLREVHRVILTVEPSISQHEENMSVEESSEADEQSSEQHVDPVELQIKCGRCQAITPTFADMKLHLLYVHGEEVQVRLRDGAMHGGREAEDELVKHAAHYWRQLNEKRNLVHCGPCDEEFSFSKLKRHLHSNHQEDRESQEEEEEEEEEEEMIGKEGHVLRGLSKGISLRVGSHFNCILCSKVFNKKQDVIEHWRAQHNCENPTLLWDVLEFKGESKLTDGPY; this is encoded by the exons ATGAAAACCCAAGAGCATCGTTCCAGCCCtctgaaatcacacacacaga GCGATGCACGTCCCCACTCCCAAATGAAGGGTCTCCAGTTTCGCAGCATTGCTCCCAAAGCCCCTGTAGTGGTTCCATCATCAGCAGTTCTATCCTGCCAGCCTCCCTCAGCCCTTCCAGAAGCACCCACAGCTGTCAGCCCCAAATCCATCCTTGTCCCTGCCCAGAACTACGCACTCATGCAGGTGGCTGGACAAGAGGGGACCTTCTCATTGGTGGCCTTACCTCAGGCACAACAGCAACAGCCAATCCAGAAGAACCTTAAGCTGCCTATTCCTAGATACCAACCAATGAGAAGCAAGAGCGCTCCAGAAAAAGGCAGTAGCAAGATGCTGAGTCCAGCCAAGGTTTCTGCAACCATACAAGCTCAAACATCTGCTATGAAATCAGACCAGAGTTCAGACCCAGTACCTGAGCAGCTTGTTGTGATTGATGTTCCTACTTCGACTGAAATCAATGTTGCACCCTTGCTCCCAGGTTCACAGACAGATCGAAAAGTGGAACAAAAATGCGATGCCAGTCCACTCAAAAGCCAGCACTATCCTTCTGGAACCTCCCTTGTTGCCCCTGTCAAGAAAATCTCACCAGTTAAACCCCAAGTAGAGGGTCAAGCCTCGGCTGGCAGTGCCATCACAGTCCTCTCACCCACTATCTTTAGCAAAGCTGTTCAGATCATTCCATCTCCACCCAAGGGCAAGCTGCCCATCTTGCCATATGCCAAGGTGAAGAACTCCCTCCTGGCACCAACCAGCCTTGCCAGCACCCCATTCTCAGACAAGCAGACTGTAAGTGGAGCCATAAGCAGCCTGAAAATCCCTCCAGACACCAAAATCAAGTCCACAGACAGCAAAGTTGAATGTGAAAGCCTAAGCCAAGACCACAGCAACACCCAAATCAAGAAACCTCCAGGCAAGAAACGGGGGAGGAAGAGGAAAACCACAGAGGATATTCTAGCCTTCGAGGCTCGAAAGAAGAGATCCTTGTCATTTTTCAGAAGGAGGGTGCCTGATAAACCTCCAGTTGGTGTGTGGAATTCTGCCTCTCAAGAGAAGTTGTTGGACATATCCAAAAAGTATCGGAGTATTCGTCCCAAGCCGGTACAGGTAATGGAAACCGCTATTCCGCAACTTGTTCCACTTCCTTCCTTGTCAACATCAGAAAACCTTGATCAGGAGCAGCTCTTATTAGGACAGCAGATATCAGGAAAACAGTCTTCGCAAGCTACTGCAGTAGATTGTAAAGGCGGTGGGGTAGTGATTTACTCAGGAAGTCGTCCTCTGCACCGGTGTCCTACCTGCAACAGGTGTTTCCAGTTCAAGCATCACTTGCAGAGCCACATGAACAGCCACAGTAACCTGCGGCCTTATGTCTGCCCGGTATGCAGGAAGGCTTATGCTCACTCGGGCAGTCTTAGTACTCACATGAAACTGCACCATGCGGAAAGCAGGCCCCGAAAGAGCCTTTGCTGTGAATTCTGTGAGAAGTCATTTGGCTATGTGGGTGTCTACTTTAGCCACTTGAGAGAAGTGCACCGGGTGATACTCACCGTTGAACCGTCCATCAGTCAACACGAAGAAAACATGTCTGTAGAAGA GTCTTCAGAAGCTGATGAACAATCCTCAGAACAGCATGTTGACCCAGTCGAGCTACAAATTAAGTGTGGGCGCTGCCAGGCCATCACCCCTACCTTTGCTGACATGAAGCTGCATTTATTGTACGTGCACGGAGAGGAGGTCCAGGTGCGACTGAGGGATGGGGCGATGCATGGGGGCCGTGAAGCAGAGGATGAACTGGTCAAGCATGCAGCACACTACTGGAGGCAGCTCAATGAGAAACGCAACCTAGTGCACTGCGGTCCCTGCGACGAGGAGTTCTCCTTTTCCAAGCTCAAACGACACCTCCATTCTAACCATCAAGAAGATAGAGAGAgtcaagaagaagaagaggaggaggaggaagaagaggagatgATTGGTAAGGAGGGCCATGTATTAAGGGGCCTCAGTAAAGGTATATCCCTGAGGGTGGGGTCTCACTTCAACTGCATCCTTTGCAGTAAGGTGTTTAATAAGAAACAGGACGTTATTGAGCATTGGAGGGCACAGCACAACTGTGAAAATCCCACCCTTTTATGGGATGTCCTGGAGTTCAAAGGGGAGAGCAAGCTAACTGATGGGCCATATTAA